A region of the Pricia mediterranea genome:
GGTCTGCTGGTCATCGCGATGTTAAAACCCCTGAAGAGGTTGACCCACGGGGCGGAGGTCAATCCAGATATCAAGGAGGATGACAATAAAGGTCCCGAATTGGCAGATCATCAAGCCTAGTTCTTGGTCGGACCAATTCGAGGTTCCTTACCCTCCCTTTGCAAATGTACGTAACCTTGCCATGCATCCTTTGTGAAGAAGATACTCAATTCTGAGGATTGTTGAGGTCCCTTTTCCACCCTATCCCCGGCTTTCAATTGTTGTGGGATTCGTAGAATCTGGTCGTATTTATCGTTCAAAATAAAACGCCCCCATTTCCCCGGTATAATGAAATGGCATTTTTCTTCTCGAACAAGTCAGTTTCCAGCGTTCAATATAGCTGCGGTAGTTACTGCCGTCAGCTATTATCTTTTTCGGCCGCAGGGAATCGATCAGTCTTTGCAGGTTCAGTCGAGGTGACCCGGTCAGCAGCACATAATCCGGCCGGAGGTTTTCCTTCGGATAGACTCCTAAACTGTCAATGACCAATAGCTTTTTACCACGGAACCGGTACGCATTTTTAAAGGATTCACGTGTTAGCGAGATTGTTCGTTCGGCAATGCGATAATCCCTCATTAGGCGTTCAAGTCTTGGTGCATTGTTAGTCATTGCCCATACGTGTGCGCCGGATTGATGTATAAGGCCGGAATTTTTTGTTTGGTGGGCAACGAACAGCGATTGTTTTTGACGGGTCTGATAGGAAGCGTTAAAAAGCCATAACTGGAACCCGATTATGGCCAGGAAAAGGGCAATTGCTTTTTTGAAGTTCGGTTTGGCAAGGAAAAACACTCCGAAAATGAGGATGGCGTATGCCAATAGAAGCTGTACAATATCGAAGGCAATATCCCGGAATACGAAGTCCTCCTGCCGGGCCACCCAGCCGACGAGGGAGTTCATCCAGCGGATCATGGAGTCGTACACGGTAACCAGAACATCGGGCAGCCGGTTTAACAGGGCCAAGAAGATAACAAGGATTCCCGTTCCCAAAATGAGTCCCAATGCCGGCACGATAACTAGGTTCGAGATAAAGAAGAGTCCCGGAAACTGGTGAAAATAGAACAAGCTTATCGGCAAGACTCCCAATTGGGCCGCAAGGCTCACGGAAAGTAACTGCCAAAAGTAACGTAACACTTTGTTTTTCGGATTCCACAGCCGTTGCAGTAGGGGAAATAACCAGACAATGGCAAACACAGCGGCATAGCTCATCTGAAAGCCAACTTGAAACAAGAGCATCGGATCGATGACCAGGAGTATAGTGAACATTGATAGGGCCAACACATTGAACGTGTTGCCCGGCCGGTTGAGGTGTAGGGCATAGGCCACGAACGAGAACATGGTCACCGCCCGTACTACGGATGGTGAAAGTCCCGCCAAGAACGCAAAGCCCCAAAGCAGGGCGACAATGAGCATCAATTTTAGCGGTTTTCCCCAAGGCAGGCGCTCCAAAGGTTGTAGCAGGAACCGCAACAGCAGCAGGATGATACCGATATGCAATCCAGAGACCGCCAACATATGTACCGCTCCGGCATTCTTGTAGTTCTCATAGGTCTCTGGCGAAATATCGTTGCGCTGCCCGAGCAGAAGGGCCTGAATGATGCCCAGTTCCTCTTCTCCGAAGTCGGCCTCCTTGAGTTTGTCGATGATGTATTGACGGAAAGAAGCGGCTATTCCGTACACGGTCGATCGGGAATCTGGCAAGACCGTATGATTGTGCTCCTGCAGGCGCATGCGATCCCTAACGTCCAGACCGCTCATATATTTTCGGTAGTCGAACTGATGCGGATTCACCGGCGGCGATATCGGGTCAATGTCGGCATAGACCAGAAGTTCGTCATCTACCCGCAACTTGTTGGGCGTAGGATGTAAGGAAAAGCTAAGCAACAGTTTTCCTGAAGCCTTTCTATTCTCTAAACGTACAACCTCGGCGATATAGCGGTCTGAAAAGGAGGTGGATTTAAGGACTTTATCCACTTTGAGCCGCCAAAGTCGGTTCCCGGTACTGTTTAAATGCGAATAATGCCCCGGCCGGTTGTTGGAATCCGTCAACGAGACGGCCATGACCCCGATGGTGATGGTGGTCAGGGCTACCAGAATACCGAAGGTCAGCACGTGCTTCGTGCTTCCCAAGGCAGCTCGTTTATCCTGATAAAGCAGGTATGCGAGAAAGCTTAAAAGAAAGATGACCAAAACAACTGGGAGGGCGACCTCCGGCCGGAAATATTTTCCCGCTAAAATTCCCAAGACCAGTAGTAGGGTCAATTTGATGGGAATGAATCGCAGCAGGTTCATTTTGGTTCAATGTTTCAACGAAGTAATGTATCGATGTAGCGATGTTACAAGGTAATGAATTGAAAATGTGGGGAATCGAAAATGGGATAATAATCGTTGAAGTGTCGGGGTTTGAAGATGTGCCGATCGTCAGGTTATAGCACCCGGGTGGCCCTAACAAAGGCGCTGTTCCAATAGCCTTCGCGAAGTGAAGAGACAATGACGCCCCGTGATGTCGAGGAATGTATGAACTTGATTTCGTTGTTCTCGGTAGAAACGACCATGCCGACGTGGTTGATACGTTTTCCGCGTTTGCTGGTCTTGAAGAACAACAGGTCGCCCTTCATGACATCGTCCAACCGTATCCGTTTGCCTTTTTCCGCCATTTGGTACGACACTCGGGGCAGGGGTACATCGTTTTCACCGAAGGCCACATATAGCAGTCCCGAACAATCCATGCCCCGCTTGGTCATGCCGCCATATTTATAGCGAACGCCCGAAAACTGAAGGGCACTCCCGATAACGTTATCGGCTTTCGTACGTTTCGGAACGGAAGTTTTGTGGGAAGCAGTCGTGCCCCTGGCCGGTCGCGTATCCGGTTTGGCCGCGACGGACACTTTTCGCGTTTTGTTAAACGTAGCTTTCTTTTTTGACCCGCAGGAAAGCAGGAGGAAAAACAGTAGTATGTAGGAAAGTATCCGCAGCATCCAAGATGTCTTAGGGCTCTTGGAAATCAAAATTAAACAAATTAATCGAGATTGGGTTCGGACAGGCGTGACGGCTTGGCTTTCGGCGTAAGACCCTTGATCGATTACTGCTGGAAGGGAAAGCTGCCCACAGACGGACCAACATAAAGTTCGTCCCGGTCACTGTAAACTTTATTACCCCTTTTTTGCACTATTGAAACCCGTGTAAATTCCCTTTATGGTCTAGCATCCCCAGAGCGTGTTATCGCAAGGGCTGCCGGGCTATCTGGTATTATGGGCACTGTTGTAAATAAGCTCCGCCGTTTTCTCGCTGGCCCCGGATCCCCCTAGTTTTTGTTCCAGCTCATCGTAGGCTTTGAGCTGGGCCTGACGGGCCGGACCATCGAGAATTTTAAACAGGGCTATTTCAAGATTGTTCGCAGTGAGCTCATTTTGGATCAGTTCGGTGACCACCTCTTCGTCCATGATGAGGTTGACCAACGAAATATAATCCAGCGTTACGATACGTTTGGCGATTTGGTACGACAGCCAGTTCGCCCGGTAGCACACTACTTGCGGAACCTTAAAAATGGCGGTTTCCAAGGTGGCCGTTCCACTAGTCACCAATGCGGCATGCGATACGCTCAACAGGTCATAGGTTTTGTTATGTACAAAACTGACGTTGGGGTCGGATAAAAATGCCTGGTAGAATTCACGATCCAGGCTCGGGGCCCCTCCGATCACGAACTCATAATTGGTGAAATCGCCGATGATCGAAAGCATGATATCCAGCATTTTCTGCACTTCTTGCTTACGGCTGCCCGGCAAAAGGGCTATGATGGGTTTTTGGGGATGGAGTTGATGCTTCTTTCGGAAACGATCGGAATTCACCGGCTTTCGGTCTCCAATCGCATCGATCAAGGGATGTCCCACAAAATGCACGGGAAAATCGTGCTTCCCTTCATAAAACTCCTTTTCAAAAGGAAGGATGACGTACATAGCATCGATATCGCGTTTGATATCCTTGATACGGCTTTCACGGGAGGCCCAAATCTGAGGAGAGATATAGTAATTGGTCGTAAAACCCTTTTCTTTGGCCCATTTGGCGATGCGCAGGTTAAAGCCTGAAAAGTCGATGAAAACAATGACGTCGGGATGGTATTCGCTAATATCCCGCTTGCAGTAGTTGATGTTTTTCGAAATCTTCCGAAGGTTGAGCAGCACTTCAAAAAACCCCATAAAGGCCATCTCCCGGTAGTGTTTGGCCAAGGCGGCGCCGGCTTGCTCCATCAGGTCCCCGCCCCAGCAGCGGATATCGGCATCCGCGTCCTTGGCCCTTAGGGCCTTGATGAGGTTCGAACCGTGCAGGTCGCCCGACGCTTCCCCGGATATGATATAGTACTTCATGTCAAGTTCAAGTTCACGTAGAACAGCATATTCAAAGGAAGATAGCTGTTTTTAGGGATTTTTTGACTGAACAAGGCTGCATCTGCTGCAACTTTGACTGGTCTATCTTCTAAAGCGAATCTTTTTTCCATAGGTGAGATTTTTTGCCCTTGTACCTGTATTTGTGTTCGACATTTAAAAAACCTTGTAGTACAAAATCACCAGCGCCGTTAAAATCGTGGCGATGAGCACTCCTTTTGCCCGTTGGTCCCGCCTTATCTTTAAAAATCCGAAAAAGGCGATAAGGTTCAAGATGGCACCAAGGGCCAGGAGGCTACCGATATATCCTTGTTTTATAGCGGCCTCGAACGTCTCTACAATGCCAAAGTCCGAGAACAATAAAATGTACAGCAGGGTTCCGATACTGTTTGCAATGATACCTACTAAGAAGCCGATCAGAAGTTCTTTTTTTACATCCATAAAAATTATTATGCTTATCCGTTTGGAGACCTAGACCCGAAATAGGACTTTAAGACTTGGGACGAAGGACTTAAAATTCTTGATCAGGTAGCTTATTCCATGTAAAATCCAAGAGTCTTACGCCTTCGGTCTTACCGGCTTATTTCTTTAACTATTGGATAATTCGGCGGAGCATTAAAATCATTTGATTGCCCGCACTGTCGTTGTCTCCGAAAGTTACGGTTTTAATCCTTTCTCCCGTGCAAACGCGTTCTGCCCTGTTCTTAAAGCTCCCATTCGTTCAGCTGTTGAACGGCATGGTACGCGGTCAGGTCGAATTGGGTCGGTACAACCGAGATATAGTTTTTGGCCAGGGCCCACTCATCGGTATCCTCGCCATTGTCTAAAAGCTCAAATTCTCCCGTAAGCCAGTAGTAATCCTTTCCAGAGGGACTCTGGCGTTTGTCGAATTTCTCGCGCCAATTGGCACGGGCCTGGCGGCAGACCTTGATGCCCTTTAATTCCGTTTCCGAAACATTTGGGATGTTGACGTTCAATATCACCCCGTTGGGAATGCCTTTCTCCAGTGATTCGGCTACAATTCTCTTGATGGCGGCTTCCGCAGGTTTAAAATCCGCTCCCCAGGCATGGTCGCAAAGGGAGAAGCCTATTGCGGGTATGCCTTCGATACCTGCTTCTATGGCCGCACTCATGGTTCCGGAATAGATGACGTTGATAGAGGCGTTCGAACCGTGGTTGATTCCGCTGACACAGAGATCAGGTTTTCTATCCAACAATTCGCGCATGGCGAGTTTGACACAATCGGCCGGGGTACCACTGCAGCTATATTCCTTTTGGGCGCCCTCATCGACGGACATTTGGTTCAGAAACAGCGTGTCGTCGACCGTGATCGCATGCCCCTTGCCCGATTGCGGGCTATCGGGTGCCACTACTACAATATCACCGAAGTCTTTCAGGTAACGGATCAGGTGTCGCAAACCCGGTGCGGTTATGCCGTCATCGTTGGTTACCAATATCAAAGGTTTCGCCATTGTTTATAATTTATAGCGCAAAAGTACGTTTTACAAAAGAACTAGTCGGCAAAAGAAAATTCCATATCCAATTGTCCCTATAATCAATGGGAACCGCAGGTCCGTTTAACAAAAAATTAATGCCACGGTCAAGGGGTGGCATGGTTTTTTCTGTACCTTAGAGGTTTGTATATAGTATGGCTAGCATCGATTAGGTTACCGTGTTGGTTTTGTAATAAAAAATAAAAAATAAAATTGATGAAAAGGAATTTAGCCTATGTACTTGTTGTAATGCTCATCTCCGTTGCCTCCTGCAGCTTTACCAACAAGTCTTTTGAAAATGACGACAAGGATAAATTATTGTTGGATCTGATTACCTACGTGCTCGAAAAAGGCCATTATGAGCCCAAGGATATCGACGACGACTTCTCCGTAGGTTTATTCGAGGATTTTATCGATGTCATCGATCCCACCAAGCGGTATTTCCTGGCGGAGGATATCAAGGAATTCGAACAGTTCAAGTATCAGCTCGACGATCAAATAAAAAATACCGATATAAGCTTCTTCAATTTGGTTTACGATCGGTTGATGACGAGGATGAGCGAGGCAAGGGATATCTATAAGGAAGTACTTGACACCCCCTTCGATTACAGTGCCAAGGAAAGCATCGATATCGATTATGAGAATTTACCCTTTGCGGCCTCCAAGGAGGACCTGAAGGAGCGTTGGAGACAGCAGTTGAAATACGCCACTCTGGGTACCTATGATGCCAAAGTGAGGCAGGTCGGGAAAGAAGACGAAACCGAGAAATCGCTTAAAAACGACGATGTCGTAGAGAAAGTCGTCAAAGAAGGTGTAGAAGAGCCCGAAGAACCGATGACCCCGGAAGAAGCGGAAGTCTCTGCCCGGAAATCGACTAGAAAGACATTGGATGAATTTTTCGATTTTGTAGGCGATCTCGAACGCAAAGATTGGTTCGTACAGTACATCAATACCCTAGTGGACGAATTCGATCCGCATACCTATTATTTTGCGCCGGAGGATAAAGAGAAGTTCGATATGAGCATGTCGGGCAAATTCGAGGGGATTGGCGCGCGATTGCAGAAAAAACCGGGCGGTGCCAAAATAGTGGATATCATATCCGGAGGCCCCGTGTGGCGCGACGGTCAGTTAGAAGTTGGCGATGAAATACTCAAAGTCGGACAAGAAGACGAAGAGCCGATCAATATCGTAGGTATGCGCCTCGACGATGCCATTAAATTGATCAAGGGTCCCGAAGGCACAGAAGTGAAACTGACCGTGCGTAAAATCGATGGCTCCATGGAGACCGTCGCCCTGACCCGTGACGTGGTCGAGCTGGAGGAATCTTTTGCCAAGTCGGCCAGTATCATTAAAGAGGACCAGAAA
Encoded here:
- a CDS encoding carboxy terminal-processing peptidase, whose protein sequence is MKRNLAYVLVVMLISVASCSFTNKSFENDDKDKLLLDLITYVLEKGHYEPKDIDDDFSVGLFEDFIDVIDPTKRYFLAEDIKEFEQFKYQLDDQIKNTDISFFNLVYDRLMTRMSEARDIYKEVLDTPFDYSAKESIDIDYENLPFAASKEDLKERWRQQLKYATLGTYDAKVRQVGKEDETEKSLKNDDVVEKVVKEGVEEPEEPMTPEEAEVSARKSTRKTLDEFFDFVGDLERKDWFVQYINTLVDEFDPHTYYFAPEDKEKFDMSMSGKFEGIGARLQKKPGGAKIVDIISGGPVWRDGQLEVGDEILKVGQEDEEPINIVGMRLDDAIKLIKGPEGTEVKLTVRKIDGSMETVALTRDVVELEESFAKSASIIKEDQKFGLINLPKFYVDFDDYTERNAATDVAKEVERLKEAGAEGLILDLRDNGGGSLKTVVEMAGLFIKDGPIVQVRSSGKGKDVYDDKDERIQWDGPLVILVNELSASASEILAAAMQDYKRGIVIGSQHTFGKGTVQNVIPLENIVRSNDHGDLGAIKLTTQKFYRINGGSTQLEGVRSDVVVPDKYSYIDLGERDQANPLQWDKISAANYTPWDGYIDYDRTVANSERRMADNPQIKLIEENAKWLKSKQDETIIPLNYETYKKEEEKAKKKSEYFKTINEYDSKLTFESLKYEEDLFVKDSVLREKRDRWHKNLAKDVYVEEAVNVLQDLRNNSLEQGKLAVKD
- the surE gene encoding 5'/3'-nucleotidase SurE, with amino-acid sequence MAKPLILVTNDDGITAPGLRHLIRYLKDFGDIVVVAPDSPQSGKGHAITVDDTLFLNQMSVDEGAQKEYSCSGTPADCVKLAMRELLDRKPDLCVSGINHGSNASINVIYSGTMSAAIEAGIEGIPAIGFSLCDHAWGADFKPAEAAIKRIVAESLEKGIPNGVILNVNIPNVSETELKGIKVCRQARANWREKFDKRQSPSGKDYYWLTGEFELLDNGEDTDEWALAKNYISVVPTQFDLTAYHAVQQLNEWEL
- a CDS encoding C40 family peptidase, with the protein product MLRILSYILLFFLLLSCGSKKKATFNKTRKVSVAAKPDTRPARGTTASHKTSVPKRTKADNVIGSALQFSGVRYKYGGMTKRGMDCSGLLYVAFGENDVPLPRVSYQMAEKGKRIRLDDVMKGDLLFFKTSKRGKRINHVGMVVSTENNEIKFIHSSTSRGVIVSSLREGYWNSAFVRATRVL
- the lpxB gene encoding lipid-A-disaccharide synthase; protein product: MKYYIISGEASGDLHGSNLIKALRAKDADADIRCWGGDLMEQAGAALAKHYREMAFMGFFEVLLNLRKISKNINYCKRDISEYHPDVIVFIDFSGFNLRIAKWAKEKGFTTNYYISPQIWASRESRIKDIKRDIDAMYVILPFEKEFYEGKHDFPVHFVGHPLIDAIGDRKPVNSDRFRKKHQLHPQKPIIALLPGSRKQEVQKMLDIMLSIIGDFTNYEFVIGGAPSLDREFYQAFLSDPNVSFVHNKTYDLLSVSHAALVTSGTATLETAIFKVPQVVCYRANWLSYQIAKRIVTLDYISLVNLIMDEEVVTELIQNELTANNLEIALFKILDGPARQAQLKAYDELEQKLGGSGASEKTAELIYNSAHNTR
- a CDS encoding ComEC/Rec2 family competence protein, whose translation is MNLLRFIPIKLTLLLVLGILAGKYFRPEVALPVVLVIFLLSFLAYLLYQDKRAALGSTKHVLTFGILVALTTITIGVMAVSLTDSNNRPGHYSHLNSTGNRLWRLKVDKVLKSTSFSDRYIAEVVRLENRKASGKLLLSFSLHPTPNKLRVDDELLVYADIDPISPPVNPHQFDYRKYMSGLDVRDRMRLQEHNHTVLPDSRSTVYGIAASFRQYIIDKLKEADFGEEELGIIQALLLGQRNDISPETYENYKNAGAVHMLAVSGLHIGIILLLLRFLLQPLERLPWGKPLKLMLIVALLWGFAFLAGLSPSVVRAVTMFSFVAYALHLNRPGNTFNVLALSMFTILLVIDPMLLFQVGFQMSYAAVFAIVWLFPLLQRLWNPKNKVLRYFWQLLSVSLAAQLGVLPISLFYFHQFPGLFFISNLVIVPALGLILGTGILVIFLALLNRLPDVLVTVYDSMIRWMNSLVGWVARQEDFVFRDIAFDIVQLLLAYAILIFGVFFLAKPNFKKAIALFLAIIGFQLWLFNASYQTRQKQSLFVAHQTKNSGLIHQSGAHVWAMTNNAPRLERLMRDYRIAERTISLTRESFKNAYRFRGKKLLVIDSLGVYPKENLRPDYVLLTGSPRLNLQRLIDSLRPKKIIADGSNYRSYIERWKLTCSRRKMPFHYTGEMGAFYFER